CAGGGGGCTGCTGAAGGGGAACACGCGCTCGACGCCTTCACCGAAGGAGATCTTGCGGACCGTGAAGCTCTTGCGGCTGCCCGAGCCGTTGATGGCGATGACGACGCCTTCGAAGGCCTGGTTGCGGGTGCGGGTGCCTTCCACGACCTTCGTTTCCACGCGGACAGTGTCGCCGGGGCGGAATTCGGGGGCGTCGGTCTTGATGTGGGGCTGCTCGACGGCGCGCAGGATGGCGCCACGGTTCGCTTTGATTGCGTGCTGCATGATTTGCTCCTTCGGGCAGCGGACCGTCCCACCGTCCCGCTGTCTGCGGGCAGAGACGTTCGTGCTCCTGTGTGAACGGGTCGCCGCCAGGGGCAGTCGACCGGACCGTAAGAGTATAGCAGGTTCCGGGCCGCACTCGGCAAGTCGCGCGCCGGGCTTCGCGGGGAGCGGGGTGGGCCGGGTGTGCCGGCACCGGCCGACCTCACCAGCTCCGTCCATTCCGGCCGGACGCTCCCGACCAGCGCGGGGCGCAGGATTCACCAGCGTCGCTGGTCAATACGTCCCGAACACCCGCCTGCGACACGATAAAAGCCGGGCAGCGCGGCGTACAATCGCCGCATGACGCACGCCCCCTTCGACGTTCTGGACCTCGGCGTCACGCCGTACCGGGACGCCTGGGACCTTCAGAAACAACACCACGAGCGGGTCGTGGCCGGGGGCCGCCCGGTGCTGCTGCTCGTGGAACACCCTCCCGTCCTCACGCTGGGCCGCAAAGCCCGCGAGGGAACCAACATCATCGTCACGCGCGACTACCTGACCCGACAGGGCATAGAAGTGCTGGAAGTCGAACGCGGCGGCGACGTCACCTACCACGGCCCCGGCCAGCTGGTCGCGTACGCCATCTTCCCCGTCGGCCGGAAAGTCGCGGACTTCCTGCGCCTGCTGGAACAGGCGACCATCGCCGCGCTGCGCGACCTGGGCCTCCCGGACGCCCGCCCGAACCCCGGGTACGCCGGCGTGTACGTGAACCCCAGAGAGGTCAACGGCCGCACGTACGACCAGAAGATCGCGTCGTTCGGCGTGGCCGTCAAACGCCACGTCGCCCTGCACGGCCTGGGGCTGAACGTCACCACGAACCTCCAGCACTTCGAGCTGATCGTCCCGTGCGGCCTGGACGACACGCACATGACCAGCGTGCAGCGCGAGTACGACCTGCGCGGCCAGCCCAGAACGGCCAGCATGCAGGACGCCAGGGACGCCCTGACCCGCGCTTTCACCGACACCTTCGCCACCTACGACTGGACGCTGCCCGCCACTGCGGCAGCCGGGAGCTGAACCCATGACCCAAGAGACCACCCCCAAGGAACCCAAGTTCATCAAGAACGGCATCTACCGCAAGGACAGCGTCCCGGTCCGCGAGAAGAAACCCGAGTGGCTGAAAGTCACCATCCCCACCGGGCAGGTGTTCACGGAAGTCCGCAAGATCGTCAAGGAACACCGCCTGCACACCGTGTGCGAGGAAGCCATGTGCCCCAACATCGGCGAATGCTGGAGCCGCGGCACCGCCACGTTCATGCTGATGGGCCACATCTGCACCCGCGCCTGCCGCTTCTGCGCCGTGGACACCGGCAACCCCATGGGCAAACTCGACCTGGACGAACCCCAGGGCGTCGCCGAGAGCGTGCAGCTCATGGGCCTGAAGTACGTCGTGCTGACCAGCGTGGACCGCGACGACCTGCCGGACGGCGGCGCGTACCACTTCGCCAAGACCGTCCAGGCCATCAAACGCCTCAACCCCGAAACGCGCGTCGAGGCCCTCACGCCCGACTTCGGCGGCAACACCCACTGCGTGGACCTGGTACTGGACAGCGGCGTGGACACCTACGCGCAGAACCTCGAAACGGTCCGCCGCCTCACGCACCCCGTCCGTGACATCCGCGCCGACTACGACCAGACCCTGAAGGTCCTCGCGCACGCCAAGCAGGCCCGCCCGGACGTCATCACCAAGACCAGCATCATGCTCGGCCTGGGCGAAACCCGCGAGGAACTCACGCAGACCATGCGCGACTGCCGCGCCGCCGGCGTGGACGTCCTGACCTTCGGGCAGTACCTGCGCCCCACCATGCACCACCTACCCGTCGAGCGGTACGTCTCCCCCGCCGAATTCGACGAACTGCGCGACGAGGCCATGGCCATGGGCTTCCTGGAAGTCGTCAGCGGCCCCCTGGTCCGCAGCTCCTACAAGGCCGAGCAGATCGTCATGGACCGCCCCGGCAACCTGCCCGAACACCTCGCGCACCTCGGCGAAGGCAGCGAACTCAGCCTGATCTGAGGGCAGGACACACGACACATGGGGACCGGGATTGGACGCCCGGTCCCTATGCTGTATGCATGCCCTCCACAACCATGAGCGTGAACCGCCTGGAACTGCTGAAGTTCATGAACTCCGGCGACCAAGGCGCCAACGGGCACCACACCGGCATGACGGGGTTGATCGGCGAGCCGCTGGCGGTCGGGCTGATCCTGCACTACCTGCGCAAGAACCATACGGACGCAACGTGCGTGAGCATGAAGGTCACGACGGGAGCGAAGAAAGGCCCCAGGCTCGACGCCTGGATTCGCGACGGGGTCACCCTGTACCAGACCGAGATCAAGATGTGGGGCGGAAACGCCATCGGGGGCGTCTACCTCGCGCCGGACACCTCGAAAGAGCAACTCCGCGAGATCGGCCAGCGCCAGTGGCACCGGTGGATCTGGGATCAGGAGAACACGAAGTTTCAGGAAGCACTCGTTCAGAAAGTCCTGCGACCCATGCAGCGGCCCGCCGGATACGAGAGCGACGCGTACCGGGTCGAACCCCTCCTGTGCCTGTGGTGGCTCGTTCATCCCGACGATACGGATACCAGCTGGACCACCGTGCCGCTGCCGCAGGGGTCGCCGTTCAAACAGGTTCATGTCTTCTCGCTGACCCGGTACCTGATGGGCCTGACAGAGGAAGTTCTGCACCTGGAACTCCCCCTGCTTGGACAGCGCTTCGCGTGGCTGGACCGCATCTTCCCCGACCCTCCCGCCCCGTAATGCCTCTGTAATCTGGGCGGCGCACGCTGCGGGCAGGAGGTTTCACCCCATGCCGGAACCCAGACTCGTGCAGGACGCCATGCACCACCGCGCCGTGACCATCGGCGCGCACGAACTTCTCAGTGACGCCGTGGTCGCCATGCAGGAACTCGGCGTGAAACGCCTGCCCGTGGTGCAGGACGGGCGTGTGGTGGGCATCGTCACGGACGGCGAGGTGCGCCGCGCCCTGCCTGCCCTGAGCGAGGGCCTGAGCGCCTGGGCGTTCACGGATCGCGTGGGTCGCGTGCGGGTCAGCCACATCATGCGGCAGCCTGCGCTGACCACCACGCCCGGCACGCCCCTGCCTGCCGCTATCCGCGTGATGCTGGAGCGCCGCGTGGGTGGCCTGCCGGTCGTGCAGCCCGACACGGGTGAACTGCTGGGCATGCTGACCCTGACGGACGTGCTGCGCGCCGAGGAGCATCAGCCCCGGTTGCAGTGGGGGTCGGCCGATCAGCACATGACCCGTGACGTGGTCACTGTCGCCGCCGACGCGCCCCTCAGTGACGGCGCGGCGCGGTTGCACGTGGCGCGGCTGCGGGTGCTGCCGGTCATGGACGGCCCCACCCTGGTGGGCGTGCTGCACGACACTGACGTGACGGCCGCGCTGGACCGGGCCGGGGGAGCGCATGGTCCCACCCTGCTGGGCGCGCACTTCCTGCTGCCGGAACTGAAGGTCAGGGACCTGATGCGCCCGCCCGGCGGGTACCTGCGCGAGGGAACGCCCATGCGTGACGCCCTGACCCGCATGCTGGAAGCCGACGTGCACGGCCTGCCCGTCATTGACGGCGGCGGCGAGCTGCTGGGCGTGCTCACGATCAGCGACGTCCTGCGAACCCTGCTGGGCGAGGGTGTGGGCGCCTGACCGGACGCGCCGGGTCAGGGTGAACTGCATAATCGCCTCCCCGCACCCGCTGTTTTGACCACAAGCTCAGGTCGTTTAGACCCCAAGCTTTCGCAACTATGCAGTCGGATGCATACCTGCACGCCCCGCAGGTAAAACGAAAGAACCCCGTCAATGACGGGGTTTTCTGTTCTTGGTGCGGATGCCCAGACTTGAACTGGGGACCTCACGCTTATCAGGCGTGCGCTCTAACCAGCTGAGCTACACCCGCGCACCTCTGTTTGCTTCGCGCTGTCCTCTCGGGCAGGCGGGCATAAATGTATCAGGGGTTCGGGAAGCTGTCAACTGCCGGGGTGGTATGCGTCAGCGGGGCCAGGTGGTGGGGGTGCCGGTGGCGGTCAGGGCGGCGTGCATTTCGAGGGCGTAGCGGTCGGTCATGCCGGCCAGGTAGTCGCAGGTGGCGCGGGGCAGGCCGCTGGTGTGGGCGAGGTCGCGGTAGCTGGGGGGCAGCATGCTGGGGCGGTCCTGAAGGGCGGTGAACAGGGTGGTGAGGACGCGGGTGGCCTGCTCGACCTGCATCTCGACGCGCCAGTGGCGGTAGAGGTTGTCGCGCAGGAAGGTGCGGGCGCCGCCCAGGAGGGTCTGCATGTCGGGGCTGTAGGTGATCAGGCCGCCGGGGTGCGCGCGGACCTGGGTGGGGGTGGCGACGCCGCTGGTGGTGATGGCGTGGTCGCTGGCGTGGGTGAGGTCGCGGATGAGCCAGCCGAGCAGGTGGCGGTGCAGGGTGCGGCGGCCCTGTTCGGTCAGGGGGTGTGGGTTGACGGCCGTGCGTTCGAGGAGTGCCTGCCAGAGGGGCAGTCCGGCGAGGTGGTCGGGGGTGATCAGGCCGCTACGCAGACCGTCGTCGAGGTCGTGGGCGGTGTAGGCCAGGGCGTCGGCGGCGTCCACGAGTTGCGCTTCGAGGCTGGGATGGCCCAGGCCGCCCCGGTGGTGTTTGTTCAGGCCGTCGAGGGTGTCGAGGGTGAGGTTCAGGCCCGTGTACTCGCTTTTGGGATGTTCGAGCAGCGTGACGATGCGCCGCGCCTGGAGGTTGTGGTTGAAGCCGCCGTGTTCCTGCATGAGGGTGTTCAGGACGCGTTCCCCGGCATGCCCGAAGGGGGGGTGGCCGAGATCATGGGCCAGGGCGATGGTTTCGGCCAGGGGTTCGTTCAGGCCGAGGCTCAGGGCGACGCTGCGGGCGACCTGCTGCACTTCGAGGGTGTGGGTCAGGCGGGTGCGGTAGTGGTCCCCGGCGGCCGAGAGGAACACCTGCGTCTTGGCTTCCAGGCGGCGGAAGGCGGTGGTGTGCAGCACGCGGTCCCGGTCGCGCTGGAAGGCGGTGCGGGTGTCGCTCTCGGGTTCCGGGTGTTCACGGCCCCGGTGGTCGCGGCTCAGGGTGGCGTGGGGGGCCAGGGTGCTGGCCTCGCGGGCTTCCAGGTCGCGGCGCGTGATCATGCGGTCAGTGTGGCAGACGGCGGGCGGCCGGGCGCGGGCGGTTGCTTTACAGTCTGGGCATGAGCGGAAGTCAGGACGGGCCGGGCGCGGCGGGCACGCGGGTGGTGTTCGACGGGCACATCGTGCGCCTGGAGATCATGGACGGCAAGTGGGAGATCGTGCGGCACGCGAGCGCCGTGGCGGTCCTGGCCCTGAACGGGCGCGGCGAGATGCTGCTGGTGCGGCAGGCGCGGCGGGCGGTGGGCGCAGTGACGGTGGAGGCCCCGGCGGGCCTGATCGACGCGGGCGAGGAACCGGTGGGCGCGGCGCGGCGGGAGTTGCAGGAGGAGGCCGGGCTGGACGGGGACATGGAACTCCTGACGCGCTTCTACTCCAGTCCCGGTTTCTGTGACGAGGAGCTGTTCGTGTTCCACGCGACGAACCTGCGCGAGAGCAAGTTGCCGCACGACGAGGACGAGGAGGGCATCGAGGTGCTGTGGCTGCCGCCGGCGCAGGTGCTGTCGGGCCTGCGGGACGGCTCGCTGGTCGGGAGTGCCTCGACGGTCACGGCGGCGCTGTACGGCCTTCAGCTGCTGGCCGGGAGCACTGCCGGGCGTGCGGGGCAGGAGCCGTCGTGAAGACGTACGTCTCCCCTGGCCAGCGCCCGGACACGGCGACGGTCGTGGCGGTCGGATCGTTCGACGGCGTGCACCTGGGCCATCAGGCGCTGATCGCGCAGTTGAAGGCCAAGGCGCGTGAGCACCGGGTGCCGAGCGTGGTGTACACCTTCGATCCGCCCACGCGGGTGCTGACGCAGGGCGTGGAGTTCCTGTCCACCCTGCCCGAGAAACTGGACCTGCTGGGCCGCTACGGGGTGGACGAGACGATCGCGGCGTCGTTCACGCCGGAGTTCGCGTCGCGGCCCAAGGAGGCGTTCCTGGACGACCTGCGGCAGTTGCGGCCCCGCACGGTCGTGGTCGGCGAGGACTTTCACTTCGGGCGGGGCCGGGCGGGCGGCGTGGACGACCTGCGCCGGGTCGCGCCGGAAGTGGTGACGCTCCCGATGCATCAGCTGGGCGGCGAGGACATCAAGAGTACCCGCATCCGCGAGTACCTGCGGGCCGGGGACGTGGTGGGCGCCGGCCGCCTGCTGGGCCGCCACTACGACGCGCAGGGCGTGGTCGTGCAGGGCGACCGCTTGGGCCGCACCATCGGCTGGCCGACCGCGAACATCCGCGTACCGGACGGCAAGGCCCTGCCGCTGGGCGTGTTCGCGGTCGTGGCGGTCGGGGACCCGGCACTGGAAGGCGGGGGGCGCTGGCACGGCATGGCGAACGTCGGCTTCCGCCCGACCGTGAACGGTCAGGACCGCCGCTTCGAGGTGAACCTGTTCGATTTCAGCGGCGACCTGTACGGGCAGGAGTTGCAGGTGAAGTTCTTCGCGCACCTGCGCGGCGAGCAGAAGTTCAGCGGCCTGGACGAACTGAAAGCCCAGATCGCCCGCGACGCGCAGGCCGCGCGCGAAACCCTGAAAGACGTCCGCTGACAGGAAACTGTGGACCCTCTCCCCAGGGGAGAGGGCGCCGCGCCAGCGGCGAGTGAGGGGTGTGGCGGGTGAGGGGTCACGCGCTTACTTCAGGGGCTTACTTCAGGGGCGTGAAGTTGCGGATGGTCCACTCGCCGAACCCGTCGGCGATGCCGTTGTCGCCCATGCCGGAGTACACGCGGGTGGGGTAGCCGAGGGCCGGGTCGAAGCTGAGCTGCACGTCCGGGCAGGCGGCGCGGGACTGGCGTTGCAGGGTCTGGAACAGGTCGTCGAAGCGCGCCTCGATGGTCTGCGGGGCCAGGTGGTTGGGTTCCCCCTCCTGGCCGGGCAGCAGGTCGGTGCGGGTCACGCGGCCGCCCATGACGGTCACGCGGGTTTCGGGGAACAGGACGGGCGCGGCGATCTGGCGCAGGTCGTAGGTGTAACTGGCGGGCCGCCCGGCGTTCCACTGGGCGCGGGCGCGGGCCAGTTGCGCTTTCAGGGCCGTGAAGTCCGGGCGCACGTACCCGTCGCGGCAGGTGACGGCCGGGGTGGGCATGGGGCCGCCGCCACCGGCCTGCGCGGGGGTCAGGGCGCTCAGGGCGACGAGGGCAGCGGGAAGCAGCAGGGCGGCGCGCAGGGGGGGCATGGGGCGCAGCGTACCCGCCCAGGCTGACGCGCGGCTGAGCCGGGCGCTGGCCGTTCGTTACGGCAGGAGGCGGGACGGTGACTGGCGGGACCGGTGGCTGGCAGGACCGGTAGTTGGCGGGACGGTGGCTGGCCTCGCGTTCCGGGTGGGCGGGCGGGCGTACCCTGGGCGGCATGAGTTCGCACCTGCCGTCTTCGCCCACGCCTGTCACGTCTGACCTTCCGGCGGTGCTGGAACTGGGGTACTCGCTGTGCCCGAACGACACGTTCATCTTTCACGCGCTGCACGCGGGGCTGGTGCGGGGGCCGCTGCCGGTGCGCGAGGTGCTGGAGGACGTGCAGACCCTGAACGACTGGGCCGTGCAGGGCCGCCTGCCCATGACGAAAATCAGTTACCGCGCGTACTTCAGCGTGATGGACCGCTACGTGGCGCTGCGCGCCGGCGGGGCGCTGGGCCGGGGCGTGGGGCCGCTGATCGTGACGCGCGGGGACGTGCAGGACCTGAACGGCCGCACGGTCGCCTCGCCGGGCGCGCTGACCACGGCAGAACTGCTGCTGCGGCTGGTCTACCCGCAGGTGAACGTGATCCGCATGCGCTACGACGAGGTCATGCCCGCCGTGCAGCGCGGCGGGTTCGGGGGGCAGCCCATCGACGCGGGCCTGATCATTCACGAGTCGCGCTTCACCTTCCACGAGTACGGGTTGACCCGCCTGCTGGACCTGGGCGCGTGGTGGGAGGAGGACACCGGCCTGCCGCTGCCGCTGGGCGCGATCCTGGTGCGCCGGGACCTGCCGCACGATGTGCAGCGCGACCTGAACGCGGCGGTGCGCGGCAGCCTGGAGTACGCGTACGCACACCCGGAGGCGTCACGCGCATACATCCGGCAGCACGCGCTGGAGATGTCGGACGAGGTCATGCAGGCGCACATCGACCTGTACGTGAATCCCTTCAGCCTGGACGTGGGCGAGGAGGGCGAGCGGGCCGTGCGGGAACTGCACCGCCGGGCCGTACAGGTCGGGGCCGCGCCCGACACGAGCCAGACGTTGTTCGTCGGTTGACCGTGGCGGCCGGTGGCTCTGGCCGGGACGGCGGGAGTGTCGGGGCGGCCCGGTTCATGAACGTCCTGCTGAGCTGACGTTGTGGGGGCGCTGAACGAAGCTTCACAAGGTGGTGAGGCCCCCGTTGCGGCAGGAAGGCCTCTGGGATGGTGGGTCCGTTCCAACCCAATCTGCCGGGCCCTGACCGGCGCCCCACTGCGGGTGCCTGCGGCGCACAGTTCAGCGGCTGATTCATTCCCCAGCGAGGCCAACCCCATGAAACGATCCCTGACGACCCTGACCACCCTGACCGCCCTCCTGTGTGCTTCTGCCCTGGCGGGCGGCGCGCAGGGCCAGACCATTCCTGACCGCGGGACCGTGACCGTGAACGGCGCGACCGTCTTCTACAAGGCCACCGGTTCCGGCGAGCCCCTGCTGCTGATTCACGGGTACCCCCTGAGCGGGGAGCTGTTCAAGAACAACCGCACCCTGCCCGGGTACCGCGTGATCACGGTGGACCTGCCGGGCTTCGGCCAGAGCCGCGCGCCGGGCCGTGAAGCCAGCATCGAGAACTACGCGACCACCATGCTGGGCTTCATGGACGCCGTGGGCCTGGACCGCGCCGTGGTGGGCGGCATGAGCATGGGCGGCATGACGCTGCTCCAGATGTACAAGAACGCCCCCGACCGCTTCAAGGGCCTGATCCTGATCGACACGACCGCCGAGCCGTCCGGCGTGGCCGAGAAAGCCAACTGGCTGGGCACCGCGCAGCAGGCCGAGCAGAAGGGCGTGGCCAGCCTGGTCGACATCCTGATGCCGCGCATGCTGACCTCGGTCAGCCGCAGCACCATGCCTAATCAGGTGCAGCACCTGGGCGGTCTGGTCAAGGCCGCCAGCCTGAACGGCGCGGTGGGCGGGGCCGTGGCGCTCGCCAACCGCCCGGACGCCAACCCGGTCCTGCCGACCATCCGCGTGCCCACCCTGATCATCGCGGGCATGGAAGACAACCTGACCCCCACCGAACTGCAGGTGAAGATGAACATGGCCATTCCCGGCAGCCGACTGGTGAACATTCCCGGCGCGGGCCACGCGGCCACCTTCGAGAAGGCCCTGGCCGTCAACGCCGCCCTGCGCGCCTGGCTGCCCACCACCCGCTGAGCGGCCGGGGTCGGGCGGGCTCTGCTATGCCCGCCCGACCCTCTGTTTTGCCTTCCCTCTGGCCTGCCATTTCTCCCGCCTGATGTCCGTGTTCACACAAGGAGTGTCCATGACCCGAATCCTCACCCACCTGCTGGGGGCGGCGCTGCTGAGCGGCGCGTCGCTGGCCCAGACCGCTCCGCCCACGCCCCGCCCGATCGCGCCGGGCGAGCCGCCCGTGACGGTCACTGCGACCCGTAACGAGCCCACCCCGCTGGAATTCACGGCGGAGCAACTGAAGCGCCTGAAGGTCCCGGCGGGGTTCACGCTGAAGGTCATGGCGACCGGACTGGGCAACGCCCGCATGCTGCACGTCATGCCGGACGGCGGGATCTACCTGTCGCGCCGCGCGCAGGGTGACGTGTGGTACCTGAAAGACACCAACCGTGACGGGCAGATCAGCGCTGCGGAGCGGCGTCAGGTGGCGCAGAACATGAAGCTCGCGCACGGCATGGACGTCAAGGACGGCCGGATGTACGTGGTGGGCGAGAAGACCATCTGGGTGATGGACATCGCCCGCGACGGGTCGCTGAGCGTGCCGCGCGTGTTCGCGGACGGTTTCCCGGACGCCGGGCAGCACCCGGCCCGCACCCTCAAGTGGGGTCCGGACGGGTACCTGTACGCCAGCTTCGGCTCGACGAACAACGACGCCCCTACCCCCAACCCGGAGGAGGCGACGATGCTACGCCTCAGCCCGGACGGCAAGACCCGTGAGATCTTCGCGCGTGGCCTGCGCCACACCATCGGCTTCGGGTGGCACCCGGTGAGCGGCGTGCTGTACGGCGCGGATCAGGGCAGCGACTGGCACGGCGACAACATCCCGCCCGAGGAACTGAACGTGATCGAACGCGGGAAGAACTACGGCTGGCCCTTCTGCTACGGCGACCGGCAACCCGACCCGTACGTGAACGTGGGCAACATTCCCGGCAAGATCACGAAGGCCGAGTACTGCGCGGGCACGCAGGGCAGCGTCCTGAACTACACGGCGCACGCGGCGGCCATCGCCATGAACTACTACACCGGCACGCAGTTCCCGGCCGAGTACCGCAACGACGCGTTCATCGCGTTCCGTGGCTCCTGGAACCGCAGCGAACCCAGCGGGTACGAGATCGCGCGGGTCGTATTCGACGCGCAGAACAAGCCCGAACGGATCGAGCCGTTCATCACCGGGTTCGTGTACCAGGACGGGGACGTGTGGAAGCAGTTCGGGCGGGTGGCGGGCGTCGCCACGTACACGGACGGCAGCCTGCTGTTCACGGACGACCAGAGCGGCGTCATCTACCGCGTGCTGTACACCGGGGGGAACTGACATGCAGCGCGTCTCAAGAAAGCGCACCCTGATCACGGCGGCCCTGCTGGGGGGCGCGGCGCTCGCCGGGATCGGACTGGCGGGCGGCGCGGGCATGTCCATGGCGGCCCCAGCCTCCACGCCGCTGAAGGCCACGGCGGCCCTGCGTGACACCGCCGGCCAGGTGCTCGGCACCGCCACCTTCGAG
This portion of the Deinococcus seoulensis genome encodes:
- the rplS gene encoding 50S ribosomal protein L19, producing MQHAIKANRGAILRAVEQPHIKTDAPEFRPGDTVRVETKVVEGTRTRNQAFEGVVIAINGSGSRKSFTVRKISFGEGVERVFPFSSPLLAKISVLERGKVRRAKLYYLRDLRGKAARIKNDRSRVMKDAARAQAEKAAKAEAAAATTETQGE
- a CDS encoding alpha/beta fold hydrolase, translated to MKRSLTTLTTLTALLCASALAGGAQGQTIPDRGTVTVNGATVFYKATGSGEPLLLIHGYPLSGELFKNNRTLPGYRVITVDLPGFGQSRAPGREASIENYATTMLGFMDAVGLDRAVVGGMSMGGMTLLQMYKNAPDRFKGLILIDTTAEPSGVAEKANWLGTAQQAEQKGVASLVDILMPRMLTSVSRSTMPNQVQHLGGLVKAASLNGAVGGAVALANRPDANPVLPTIRVPTLIIAGMEDNLTPTELQVKMNMAIPGSRLVNIPGAGHAATFEKALAVNAALRAWLPTTR
- the lipA gene encoding lipoyl synthase, with translation MTQETTPKEPKFIKNGIYRKDSVPVREKKPEWLKVTIPTGQVFTEVRKIVKEHRLHTVCEEAMCPNIGECWSRGTATFMLMGHICTRACRFCAVDTGNPMGKLDLDEPQGVAESVQLMGLKYVVLTSVDRDDLPDGGAYHFAKTVQAIKRLNPETRVEALTPDFGGNTHCVDLVLDSGVDTYAQNLETVRRLTHPVRDIRADYDQTLKVLAHAKQARPDVITKTSIMLGLGETREELTQTMRDCRAAGVDVLTFGQYLRPTMHHLPVERYVSPAEFDELRDEAMAMGFLEVVSGPLVRSSYKAEQIVMDRPGNLPEHLAHLGEGSELSLI
- a CDS encoding 1,4-dihydroxy-6-naphthoate synthase, with product MSSHLPSSPTPVTSDLPAVLELGYSLCPNDTFIFHALHAGLVRGPLPVREVLEDVQTLNDWAVQGRLPMTKISYRAYFSVMDRYVALRAGGALGRGVGPLIVTRGDVQDLNGRTVASPGALTTAELLLRLVYPQVNVIRMRYDEVMPAVQRGGFGGQPIDAGLIIHESRFTFHEYGLTRLLDLGAWWEEDTGLPLPLGAILVRRDLPHDVQRDLNAAVRGSLEYAYAHPEASRAYIRQHALEMSDEVMQAHIDLYVNPFSLDVGEEGERAVRELHRRAVQVGAAPDTSQTLFVG
- the lipB gene encoding lipoyl(octanoyl) transferase LipB, with protein sequence MTHAPFDVLDLGVTPYRDAWDLQKQHHERVVAGGRPVLLLVEHPPVLTLGRKAREGTNIIVTRDYLTRQGIEVLEVERGGDVTYHGPGQLVAYAIFPVGRKVADFLRLLEQATIAALRDLGLPDARPNPGYAGVYVNPREVNGRTYDQKIASFGVAVKRHVALHGLGLNVTTNLQHFELIVPCGLDDTHMTSVQREYDLRGQPRTASMQDARDALTRAFTDTFATYDWTLPATAAAGS
- a CDS encoding PQQ-dependent sugar dehydrogenase — encoded protein: MTRILTHLLGAALLSGASLAQTAPPTPRPIAPGEPPVTVTATRNEPTPLEFTAEQLKRLKVPAGFTLKVMATGLGNARMLHVMPDGGIYLSRRAQGDVWYLKDTNRDGQISAAERRQVAQNMKLAHGMDVKDGRMYVVGEKTIWVMDIARDGSLSVPRVFADGFPDAGQHPARTLKWGPDGYLYASFGSTNNDAPTPNPEEATMLRLSPDGKTREIFARGLRHTIGFGWHPVSGVLYGADQGSDWHGDNIPPEELNVIERGKNYGWPFCYGDRQPDPYVNVGNIPGKITKAEYCAGTQGSVLNYTAHAAAIAMNYYTGTQFPAEYRNDAFIAFRGSWNRSEPSGYEIARVVFDAQNKPERIEPFITGFVYQDGDVWKQFGRVAGVATYTDGSLLFTDDQSGVIYRVLYTGGN
- a CDS encoding CBS domain-containing protein, whose amino-acid sequence is MPEPRLVQDAMHHRAVTIGAHELLSDAVVAMQELGVKRLPVVQDGRVVGIVTDGEVRRALPALSEGLSAWAFTDRVGRVRVSHIMRQPALTTTPGTPLPAAIRVMLERRVGGLPVVQPDTGELLGMLTLTDVLRAEEHQPRLQWGSADQHMTRDVVTVAADAPLSDGAARLHVARLRVLPVMDGPTLVGVLHDTDVTAALDRAGGAHGPTLLGAHFLLPELKVRDLMRPPGGYLREGTPMRDALTRMLEADVHGLPVIDGGGELLGVLTISDVLRTLLGEGVGA
- a CDS encoding NUDIX domain-containing protein, whose protein sequence is MSGSQDGPGAAGTRVVFDGHIVRLEIMDGKWEIVRHASAVAVLALNGRGEMLLVRQARRAVGAVTVEAPAGLIDAGEEPVGAARRELQEEAGLDGDMELLTRFYSSPGFCDEELFVFHATNLRESKLPHDEDEEGIEVLWLPPAQVLSGLRDGSLVGSASTVTAALYGLQLLAGSTAGRAGQEPS
- the ribF gene encoding riboflavin biosynthesis protein RibF codes for the protein MKTYVSPGQRPDTATVVAVGSFDGVHLGHQALIAQLKAKAREHRVPSVVYTFDPPTRVLTQGVEFLSTLPEKLDLLGRYGVDETIAASFTPEFASRPKEAFLDDLRQLRPRTVVVGEDFHFGRGRAGGVDDLRRVAPEVVTLPMHQLGGEDIKSTRIREYLRAGDVVGAGRLLGRHYDAQGVVVQGDRLGRTIGWPTANIRVPDGKALPLGVFAVVAVGDPALEGGGRWHGMANVGFRPTVNGQDRRFEVNLFDFSGDLYGQELQVKFFAHLRGEQKFSGLDELKAQIARDAQAARETLKDVR
- a CDS encoding DUF6174 domain-containing protein, which encodes MPPLRAALLLPAALVALSALTPAQAGGGGPMPTPAVTCRDGYVRPDFTALKAQLARARAQWNAGRPASYTYDLRQIAAPVLFPETRVTVMGGRVTRTDLLPGQEGEPNHLAPQTIEARFDDLFQTLQRQSRAACPDVQLSFDPALGYPTRVYSGMGDNGIADGFGEWTIRNFTPLK
- the dgt gene encoding dGTP triphosphohydrolase codes for the protein MITRRDLEAREASTLAPHATLSRDHRGREHPEPESDTRTAFQRDRDRVLHTTAFRRLEAKTQVFLSAAGDHYRTRLTHTLEVQQVARSVALSLGLNEPLAETIALAHDLGHPPFGHAGERVLNTLMQEHGGFNHNLQARRIVTLLEHPKSEYTGLNLTLDTLDGLNKHHRGGLGHPSLEAQLVDAADALAYTAHDLDDGLRSGLITPDHLAGLPLWQALLERTAVNPHPLTEQGRRTLHRHLLGWLIRDLTHASDHAITTSGVATPTQVRAHPGGLITYSPDMQTLLGGARTFLRDNLYRHWRVEMQVEQATRVLTTLFTALQDRPSMLPPSYRDLAHTSGLPRATCDYLAGMTDRYALEMHAALTATGTPTTWPR